From the genome of Pseudomonadota bacterium, one region includes:
- the tgt gene encoding tRNA guanosine(34) transglycosylase Tgt, which yields MNHFTLTATDTCSQARCGSLKTGHGVIKTPCFMPVGTKATVKGLTPRQLHDEINAQIILANTYHLFLRPGERLIGDLGGLHAFMSWDGPILTDSGGFQVFSLASLRTLEEEGVTFRSPVDGSCHLLTPERAIEIQEILGSDIIMAFDECTSYPVDYDVARRSLQLTARWAERCKTARKRSDNLLFGIVQGSMFSELRRESAELTREINFDGYALGGLSVGEEKSLMYEMVQFTAPLLPDNQPRYLMGVGKPEDILTSVAAGIDMFDCVLPTRNARNGMYFTWQGPLAIKQARYRTDSLPVDEQCSCYVCQNFSRAYLRHLFRSAEILSSVLATIHNLYFYHQLMHKIRFQIEKGSFTDFMKNFILNYDISSQSHTK from the coding sequence ATGAATCATTTTACATTAACAGCCACCGATACTTGCAGCCAGGCAAGATGTGGGAGCCTGAAAACCGGTCATGGGGTTATTAAAACCCCATGTTTCATGCCGGTTGGAACCAAGGCGACGGTAAAAGGGCTGACACCACGGCAACTACATGACGAAATAAACGCCCAGATTATTCTGGCCAATACCTATCATTTGTTTTTGCGACCTGGTGAACGGCTTATTGGTGATCTTGGCGGATTGCATGCATTCATGAGCTGGGATGGACCCATCCTGACCGATAGTGGCGGTTTTCAGGTTTTCAGCCTGGCATCCCTGAGAACCCTGGAAGAGGAGGGGGTTACCTTTCGCTCTCCTGTGGATGGCAGTTGTCACCTTCTGACTCCTGAACGGGCCATTGAAATTCAGGAAATCCTGGGGTCGGATATTATCATGGCCTTTGACGAATGTACTTCGTATCCGGTTGATTATGATGTGGCCCGGCGCTCATTGCAGTTGACCGCCAGGTGGGCCGAACGATGTAAAACCGCCCGGAAGCGGTCGGACAACCTGTTGTTTGGTATTGTCCAGGGCAGCATGTTTTCCGAACTGCGCCGTGAAAGCGCTGAGTTGACCCGGGAAATAAATTTTGATGGTTATGCCCTGGGCGGATTGAGCGTTGGCGAAGAAAAATCATTAATGTATGAGATGGTGCAATTCACCGCGCCCTTATTACCGGATAATCAACCTCGTTATCTCATGGGGGTGGGGAAACCCGAGGATATTCTCACTTCAGTGGCAGCCGGTATTGACATGTTTGATTGTGTGCTGCCGACCAGAAACGCCCGAAACGGGATGTATTTTACCTGGCAAGGGCCGTTAGCTATCAAGCAGGCCCGCTATCGTACGGATTCTTTACCCGTTGATGAGCAATGTTCCTGTTATGTCTGTCAGAATTTCTCCCGGGCCTATTTACGGCATTTATTTCGGTCGGCGGAAATACTTTCTTCCGTGCTGGCCACGATCCATAATCTCTATTTTTATCATCAATTAATGCATAAAATCAGGTTTCAGATAGAAAAAGGTTCATTTACAGATTTTATGAAG